Proteins encoded by one window of Rhineura floridana isolate rRhiFlo1 chromosome 9, rRhiFlo1.hap2, whole genome shotgun sequence:
- the LOC133363944 gene encoding uncharacterized protein LOC133363944 isoform X1, which yields MIHRSSMPRRKGVQPLQKLCLENVAGNMNHVWLRDYTEHYLDEYHFRYIMGPFSELAGSLIQQLLQLMGQSRRLTRPMLHLLLVPHLTELSLSTCPKLVTQAIAQIITVRCKNLSLLDLRGCSRIPTDALVDLIEGLPCLTKLNLSGTQCNTQVLSAVGSCCRRLRELDVSGCSRLSADSLLHLAYDPTVGSFCCPALQVLAVCELEPSMRSQDLLWALAFLLLALPSLTSLANALVTEAVCLVHSQELAGVKIPPGFPSLEALVQRRASSPEGEGGCARQTLPLRQMLHVSESSLATVCAACPHVAKATVLLEESPAVDSGVLLSWHHLTHLTLNCLGSRPLGELLPLTACLGPQLQSLSLGGFSVGDWLALPTLVGHCFNLRAFSASFSAPGLRGVGWDREPGDEGADLGEAFSLPPHTFPQLSAFKLDFAQLDPPVLPPDAAALRASLLSLLKHSPRLKSLELISLLFPLDGLFEKVLEAPGTALAHLSKLSLAQSKVSSQTVHLLLSSENQLSHLNLEECPDIGLRDYSKLLRRVSREGLDLLIVWR from the exons ATGATTCACAG GAGCTCCATGCCCAGAAGGAAAGGTGTCCAGCCCCTGCAAAAGCTTTGCTTGGAGAATGTGGCTGGGAACATGAATCACGTCTGGCTCAGGGACTACACAGAGCACTACCTGGACGAGTACCACTTCCGCTACATCATGGGGCCCTTCAGCGAGCTAG CTGGCTCTCTCATCCAGCAGCTGCTCCAGTTGATGGGGCAGAGCCGGCGCCTGACCCGGCCCATGCTGCACTTGCTCCTGGTGCCGCACCTGACGGAGCTCAGCTTGAGCACCTGCCCGAAGCTGGTCACCCAAGCCATTGCCCAGATCATCACAGTGCGCTGCAAG AATTTGTCCTTGCTGGATCTCCGAGGCTGCAGCCGGATCCCCACAGATGCTCTGGTTGACCTGATAGAAGGCTTGCCGTGCCTCACAAAGCTGAACCTGTCAGGGACTCAGTGCAACACACAAGTGCTGTCGGCCGTGGGCTCCTGCTGCCGGCGGCTCCGTGAACTGGACGTCTCTGGCTGCAGCCGGCTGTCTGCGGACTCCCTCCTCCACCTGGCCTATGACCCCACCGTGGGCTCCTTCTGCTGCCCGGCGTTGCAGGTGCTGGCCGTGTGTGAGCTGGAGCCCAGCATGCGCAGCCAGGACCTGCTGTGGGCGCTGGCCTTCCTGTTGCTGGCACTGCCCAGCCTGACGTCCTTGGCCAACGCCTTAGTCACAGAGGCTGTGTGCCTGGTCCACAGCCAGGAGCTTGCCGGGGTCAAGATCCCCCCTGGGTTTCCCTCCCTGGAGGCGCTGGTGCAGCGCAGGGCATCCAGCCCCGAGGGGGAGGGCGGGTGCGCCAGGCAGACGCTGCCCCTCAGGCAGATGCTGCACGTGAGTGAGTCCTCCTTGGCCACGGTCTGTGCCGCTTGCCCGCATGTGGCAAAGGCAACGGTGCTTTTGGAAGAGAGCCCTGCCGTTGACTCAGGTGTCCTGCTGTCTTGGCACCACCTCACCCACCTGACGCTGAACTGCTTGGGAAGCCGGCCCCTGGGGGAGCTGCTCCCACTGACGGCGTGCCTGGGCCCCCAGCTTCAGTCCCTCTCCCTGGGGGGCTTCTCTGTCGGAGACTGGCTGGCCCTCCCCACCCTGGTCGGCCACTGCTTCAACCTCCGGGCGTTCAGTGCTTCCTTCAGCGCCCCTGGGCTGCGTGGCGTGGGCTGGGACCGGGAGCCGGGAGATGAGGGCGCAGATTTGGGCGAGGctttcagcctccctcctcacacGTTCCCTCAGCTGTCTGCCTTTAAGCTAGACTTTGCTCAGTTGGACCCTCCTGTGCTTCCCCCTGATGCTGCGGCGTTGAGAGCAAGCCTTCTGTCCTTGCTGAAACATTCCCCGCGCCTGAAAAGCTTGGAACTGATCAGCCTGCTTTTCCCCCTGGATGGGCTGTTTGAGAAGGTTCTGGAGGCCCCTGGCACTGCCCTGGCGCACCTCAGCAAGCTCTCATTGGCCCAAAGCAAGGTGTCCAGTCAAACGGTCCACCTGCTGTTATCCTCTGAGAATCAGCTGAGCCACCTCAACTTGGAGGAGTGCCCTGACATTGGCCTGAGGGACTACAGTAAGCTCCTCAGGAGAGTCAGCAGGGAGGGCCTCGACCTGCTTATCGTGTGGAGGTGA
- the LOC133363944 gene encoding uncharacterized protein LOC133363944 isoform X2, whose amino-acid sequence MPRRKGVQPLQKLCLENVAGNMNHVWLRDYTEHYLDEYHFRYIMGPFSELAGSLIQQLLQLMGQSRRLTRPMLHLLLVPHLTELSLSTCPKLVTQAIAQIITVRCKNLSLLDLRGCSRIPTDALVDLIEGLPCLTKLNLSGTQCNTQVLSAVGSCCRRLRELDVSGCSRLSADSLLHLAYDPTVGSFCCPALQVLAVCELEPSMRSQDLLWALAFLLLALPSLTSLANALVTEAVCLVHSQELAGVKIPPGFPSLEALVQRRASSPEGEGGCARQTLPLRQMLHVSESSLATVCAACPHVAKATVLLEESPAVDSGVLLSWHHLTHLTLNCLGSRPLGELLPLTACLGPQLQSLSLGGFSVGDWLALPTLVGHCFNLRAFSASFSAPGLRGVGWDREPGDEGADLGEAFSLPPHTFPQLSAFKLDFAQLDPPVLPPDAAALRASLLSLLKHSPRLKSLELISLLFPLDGLFEKVLEAPGTALAHLSKLSLAQSKVSSQTVHLLLSSENQLSHLNLEECPDIGLRDYSKLLRRVSREGLDLLIVWR is encoded by the exons ATGCCCAGAAGGAAAGGTGTCCAGCCCCTGCAAAAGCTTTGCTTGGAGAATGTGGCTGGGAACATGAATCACGTCTGGCTCAGGGACTACACAGAGCACTACCTGGACGAGTACCACTTCCGCTACATCATGGGGCCCTTCAGCGAGCTAG CTGGCTCTCTCATCCAGCAGCTGCTCCAGTTGATGGGGCAGAGCCGGCGCCTGACCCGGCCCATGCTGCACTTGCTCCTGGTGCCGCACCTGACGGAGCTCAGCTTGAGCACCTGCCCGAAGCTGGTCACCCAAGCCATTGCCCAGATCATCACAGTGCGCTGCAAG AATTTGTCCTTGCTGGATCTCCGAGGCTGCAGCCGGATCCCCACAGATGCTCTGGTTGACCTGATAGAAGGCTTGCCGTGCCTCACAAAGCTGAACCTGTCAGGGACTCAGTGCAACACACAAGTGCTGTCGGCCGTGGGCTCCTGCTGCCGGCGGCTCCGTGAACTGGACGTCTCTGGCTGCAGCCGGCTGTCTGCGGACTCCCTCCTCCACCTGGCCTATGACCCCACCGTGGGCTCCTTCTGCTGCCCGGCGTTGCAGGTGCTGGCCGTGTGTGAGCTGGAGCCCAGCATGCGCAGCCAGGACCTGCTGTGGGCGCTGGCCTTCCTGTTGCTGGCACTGCCCAGCCTGACGTCCTTGGCCAACGCCTTAGTCACAGAGGCTGTGTGCCTGGTCCACAGCCAGGAGCTTGCCGGGGTCAAGATCCCCCCTGGGTTTCCCTCCCTGGAGGCGCTGGTGCAGCGCAGGGCATCCAGCCCCGAGGGGGAGGGCGGGTGCGCCAGGCAGACGCTGCCCCTCAGGCAGATGCTGCACGTGAGTGAGTCCTCCTTGGCCACGGTCTGTGCCGCTTGCCCGCATGTGGCAAAGGCAACGGTGCTTTTGGAAGAGAGCCCTGCCGTTGACTCAGGTGTCCTGCTGTCTTGGCACCACCTCACCCACCTGACGCTGAACTGCTTGGGAAGCCGGCCCCTGGGGGAGCTGCTCCCACTGACGGCGTGCCTGGGCCCCCAGCTTCAGTCCCTCTCCCTGGGGGGCTTCTCTGTCGGAGACTGGCTGGCCCTCCCCACCCTGGTCGGCCACTGCTTCAACCTCCGGGCGTTCAGTGCTTCCTTCAGCGCCCCTGGGCTGCGTGGCGTGGGCTGGGACCGGGAGCCGGGAGATGAGGGCGCAGATTTGGGCGAGGctttcagcctccctcctcacacGTTCCCTCAGCTGTCTGCCTTTAAGCTAGACTTTGCTCAGTTGGACCCTCCTGTGCTTCCCCCTGATGCTGCGGCGTTGAGAGCAAGCCTTCTGTCCTTGCTGAAACATTCCCCGCGCCTGAAAAGCTTGGAACTGATCAGCCTGCTTTTCCCCCTGGATGGGCTGTTTGAGAAGGTTCTGGAGGCCCCTGGCACTGCCCTGGCGCACCTCAGCAAGCTCTCATTGGCCCAAAGCAAGGTGTCCAGTCAAACGGTCCACCTGCTGTTATCCTCTGAGAATCAGCTGAGCCACCTCAACTTGGAGGAGTGCCCTGACATTGGCCTGAGGGACTACAGTAAGCTCCTCAGGAGAGTCAGCAGGGAGGGCCTCGACCTGCTTATCGTGTGGAGGTGA